One Lujinxingia sediminis DNA window includes the following coding sequences:
- a CDS encoding RCC1 domain-containing protein produces MLRPYATPFVAMLLVSLLTSSCASVEPDWNIDPDASSPDVDAPDSDQPDMGLPDVDPADAGDDADVAPEDDADTTEPPPPCDDLCGPNEQCRDDVCVDLCVEAGFACGEHALAGQAVSCGTCELGACQEGQCVDVCGEVGAECGDLYIDGTLYSCASCAGAERCAPNNLCVANQLNVDLTAGAEHTCALRPNGQVRCWGRGDNGQLGNRAYSGSNFPTASFNIDGALQVSAGNFHTCALMGDNRARCWGLNAQGQLGTGNTSNANQPMAVSNLVDVTHISAGGNHTCARTSPGLVRCWGFNAQGQLGGGNLTSTLSKIAVQNQGGGNFDQVVDISLGNNHSCALRTSGEVWCWGLNDKSQLGVSGTQGATTPRQVFNLPATRRISAGYDHTCALTLDGDVYCWGRNDRGQLGRGSTGLAGLAQRVHLPADAVDVAAGWLHTCAALVNGTTHCWGANERGQLSKPSPPRETPTAADETSPVLVPELTDVYRVAAGRYHSCALTISGDAFCWGAAENGQLGDGTQGDTNNEHVTPVQVAP; encoded by the coding sequence GTGTTACGCCCCTACGCTACCCCTTTTGTCGCCATGCTACTGGTCTCGCTGCTCACCTCGAGCTGTGCCAGCGTCGAGCCGGACTGGAACATCGACCCCGATGCGTCCTCACCAGACGTCGACGCGCCCGACAGCGACCAGCCCGACATGGGCCTCCCCGATGTCGACCCGGCCGACGCTGGCGATGACGCCGACGTCGCGCCAGAAGACGACGCCGACACCACCGAGCCCCCGCCGCCCTGCGACGACCTCTGCGGCCCCAACGAACAATGCCGCGACGATGTCTGCGTCGACCTCTGCGTGGAAGCCGGCTTTGCCTGCGGCGAGCATGCGCTGGCGGGTCAGGCGGTGAGCTGCGGCACCTGCGAGCTGGGCGCCTGTCAGGAAGGACAATGTGTCGACGTCTGCGGGGAGGTCGGCGCCGAATGCGGCGACCTCTACATCGACGGCACCCTTTACAGCTGCGCGAGCTGCGCTGGCGCCGAGCGCTGCGCGCCAAACAACCTCTGCGTTGCAAATCAACTCAACGTCGACCTCACCGCTGGCGCCGAACACACCTGCGCGCTTCGCCCCAACGGCCAGGTCCGCTGCTGGGGACGTGGCGACAACGGTCAGCTCGGCAACCGCGCCTACTCCGGAAGCAATTTCCCCACCGCCTCCTTCAACATCGACGGCGCCCTTCAGGTCAGCGCCGGCAACTTCCACACCTGCGCGCTGATGGGCGACAACCGCGCGCGCTGCTGGGGACTCAACGCCCAGGGACAACTCGGCACCGGTAACACCAGCAACGCCAACCAGCCCATGGCCGTCTCAAACCTTGTCGACGTCACGCACATCTCCGCGGGGGGCAACCACACCTGCGCACGCACCTCCCCGGGCCTTGTCCGCTGCTGGGGTTTCAACGCCCAGGGACAACTCGGTGGCGGCAACCTCACCTCCACCCTCTCGAAGATCGCTGTGCAGAACCAGGGTGGCGGCAACTTCGACCAGGTCGTCGACATCAGCCTGGGCAACAACCACTCCTGCGCGCTGCGAACCTCTGGCGAGGTCTGGTGCTGGGGGCTCAATGACAAGAGCCAGCTCGGTGTGAGCGGCACCCAGGGCGCCACCACCCCCAGACAGGTCTTCAACCTCCCGGCCACTCGGCGCATCAGCGCGGGCTACGATCACACCTGCGCGCTGACCCTCGACGGCGACGTCTACTGCTGGGGTCGCAACGACCGCGGCCAACTCGGTCGCGGCAGCACAGGGTTGGCAGGGCTTGCCCAACGCGTCCACCTCCCCGCCGACGCCGTCGACGTGGCCGCGGGCTGGCTTCACACCTGCGCGGCGCTGGTCAATGGCACCACCCACTGCTGGGGTGCCAACGAACGTGGCCAACTCAGCAAACCCTCCCCACCGCGAGAAACCCCCACTGCGGCCGATGAAACGAGTCCAGTTCTCGTGCCCGAACTTACGGATGTCTACCGCGTGGCCGCAGGCCGCTACCATAGCTGCGCGCTGACGATCTCCGGCGACGCCTTCTGCTGGGGTGCGGCCGAAAACGGCCAGCTCGGCGACGGCACCCAGGGCGACACCAACAACGAACATGTCACCCCGGTGCAAGTAGCGCCTTAA
- a CDS encoding choice-of-anchor D domain-containing protein, whose amino-acid sequence MDASLLSTLALRGAASLILTSLLLACSGEGDTADSVDLSDTTIEDASEDTGPDAEPDLGSGPDVVAGPPNIDISPIAIAFEDVRLDDEASAIVTIRNTGESPLIVTRLTIEHFQLPGTTPQFRPGDGWTDSFELAPNTYRDVTIRWVPTLYTGIGGRLIIGSDDPDTPEVIIPIQSTSAYAQAEAPRYINFGSVSVGETATREITVYNRGFDPLNITALTSTGNEEFASQFSARALEPQLPAFLQRNDKIDLELSFSPTTEELASGQLTIASNLPDGPDIIVELQGNGPAPCIRTSGDLDFGELLPGAETSDDLIVLNCSRDRSLTIHTLELTNDGGGVFSLPALPTLPLVLGIAQTETIAVDANLNVEQEALGQLTLTTNDPTQGEIVLQLRARPLDDPIE is encoded by the coding sequence ATGGACGCCTCCCTCCTCTCCACCCTCGCCCTTCGCGGTGCCGCCTCACTTATTCTGACCTCGCTGCTCCTGGCCTGCTCCGGCGAGGGCGACACCGCCGACTCGGTCGATCTTTCCGACACGACGATCGAGGACGCCTCCGAAGACACCGGACCCGACGCCGAGCCCGACCTCGGCAGTGGGCCCGACGTTGTCGCCGGACCACCCAACATCGACATCAGTCCCATCGCCATCGCGTTTGAAGACGTGCGTCTCGACGACGAAGCCAGCGCCATCGTCACCATCCGCAACACCGGCGAAAGCCCGCTCATCGTCACTCGCCTGACCATTGAGCACTTCCAGCTCCCGGGCACCACGCCTCAATTTCGCCCCGGCGACGGCTGGACCGACAGCTTTGAGCTTGCGCCCAACACCTACCGCGACGTGACCATCCGCTGGGTGCCAACCCTCTACACCGGCATCGGCGGCCGACTCATCATCGGCAGCGACGACCCGGACACCCCCGAAGTCATCATCCCCATCCAGTCCACCTCGGCCTACGCCCAGGCCGAGGCACCGCGCTACATCAACTTCGGCTCGGTCAGCGTCGGTGAGACGGCCACCCGCGAGATCACCGTCTACAACCGAGGCTTTGACCCGCTCAACATCACCGCGCTCACCTCCACCGGCAACGAGGAGTTCGCCTCCCAGTTCAGCGCCCGCGCGCTGGAGCCGCAGCTCCCCGCCTTCTTGCAGCGCAACGACAAGATCGATCTTGAGCTGAGCTTCTCCCCCACCACCGAGGAGCTCGCCAGCGGTCAACTCACCATCGCTTCCAACCTCCCCGACGGCCCCGACATCATCGTGGAGCTTCAGGGCAACGGCCCCGCCCCCTGCATCCGCACCAGCGGCGACCTCGACTTCGGCGAGCTTCTCCCCGGCGCCGAGACCAGCGACGACCTCATTGTGCTCAATTGCAGCCGCGACCGCTCCCTGACCATCCACACGCTCGAACTCACCAACGACGGCGGCGGCGTCTTCAGCCTCCCCGCCCTGCCCACCCTCCCCCTGGTGCTGGGCATTGCTCAGACCGAGACCATCGCCGTCGACGCCAACCTCAACGTCGAGCAGGAGGCCCTGGGGCAGCTCACCCTTACCACCAACGACCCCACCCAGGGTGAGATCGTCTTGCAACTTCGGGCGCGACCCCTTGACGACCCCATCGAATAA
- a CDS encoding peptide-N-glycosidase F-related protein produces the protein MPLPTPRTHLASILFLATFCACSAPDPEAPLVVEEEIPLYDFDDAAPWYPCPDTASFDERVVEVVAMDRVHQYFGDEDRRTVESPVTFPEGDWSQVGLKLELACPEGMVCDHWDRTASLELITNPDAAPEDQTRVEVARHITPYRRGMCQYIDLTPMAGLLRGERALRSFIDTWVGPGHEQGEGWEVSATFYLTPGYPEAADEVINLIARRPITVGEVEPDQNVASQLPELSFTLPESFRRVEAHLTTTGHSFGNTRNCAEFCEMRHDLLLNNDALLSVNPWRSDCALNPVSPQAGTWEYPRNGWCPGAVSVGERINLTDAVQPGENTLALDILLADGTEYDNTSPVDLLPSTQVALKLYVWR, from the coding sequence ATGCCCCTCCCCACTCCCCGCACGCACCTCGCCAGCATCCTCTTCCTCGCCACATTCTGCGCCTGCTCCGCCCCCGACCCCGAAGCCCCTCTGGTCGTCGAGGAGGAGATTCCCCTCTACGACTTCGACGACGCCGCTCCCTGGTACCCCTGCCCCGACACCGCCTCCTTCGACGAACGCGTGGTGGAAGTCGTCGCCATGGACCGCGTCCACCAGTATTTCGGCGACGAAGACCGTCGTACGGTCGAATCCCCCGTCACCTTCCCCGAAGGCGACTGGTCACAGGTGGGGCTAAAACTGGAGCTGGCCTGCCCGGAGGGCATGGTCTGCGATCACTGGGACCGCACCGCAAGCCTGGAGCTCATCACCAACCCCGACGCCGCCCCCGAAGATCAAACGCGGGTGGAAGTCGCCCGCCACATCACCCCCTACCGCCGCGGCATGTGCCAGTACATCGACCTGACCCCCATGGCCGGCTTGCTAAGGGGCGAACGCGCGCTGCGCTCCTTCATCGACACCTGGGTCGGCCCCGGCCATGAGCAGGGCGAAGGCTGGGAGGTCAGCGCGACCTTCTATTTAACGCCGGGTTACCCGGAGGCCGCCGACGAGGTCATCAACCTCATCGCGCGCCGCCCCATCACGGTTGGCGAGGTCGAGCCCGACCAGAACGTCGCCTCCCAGCTTCCCGAGCTGAGCTTCACACTTCCCGAGAGCTTCCGCCGGGTGGAAGCCCACCTCACCACCACCGGCCACAGCTTTGGCAACACGCGTAACTGCGCGGAGTTCTGCGAGATGCGCCACGATCTTCTCCTCAACAACGACGCCCTCCTCTCTGTGAACCCCTGGCGCAGCGACTGCGCATTGAATCCCGTCTCTCCCCAGGCCGGCACCTGGGAGTATCCTCGCAACGGCTGGTGCCCGGGCGCCGTCTCCGTGGGCGAACGCATCAACCTCACCGACGCCGTGCAACCCGGCGAAAACACGCTCGCCCTCGACATCCTGCTTGCCGACGGAACGGAGTACGACAACACCTCCCCGGTCGACCTCCTCCCCTCGACCCAGGTCGCGCTCAAACTCTACGTGTGGCGCTGA
- a CDS encoding DUF2795 domain-containing protein, translating into MTDYRISVTPSPTTIARALRGLSYPVDRDAMLQHVTDAYAGELILSALNGMPDRIFNDLDDLLHAYRFERDRPEDLGTPAAAP; encoded by the coding sequence ATGACAGACTATCGGATCAGTGTAACGCCCTCCCCGACCACGATCGCCCGCGCACTCCGAGGTTTGAGTTACCCGGTGGATCGCGACGCGATGCTGCAACACGTCACCGACGCCTACGCTGGCGAGTTAATCCTCTCGGCACTCAATGGCATGCCCGACAGGATCTTTAACGATCTCGACGATCTTCTGCACGCCTACCGTTTTGAACGCGACCGCCCCGAAGACCTCGGCACACCCGCAGCGGCCCCCTGA